The proteins below come from a single Candidatus Bathyarchaeota archaeon genomic window:
- a CDS encoding FAD-dependent oxidoreductase, whose product MKFETTLTEIIPRTSNVTSFRFARPKGLEYKPGQFFFVTLKHNGAQLKKHFSFSSSPTQTGHIEFTKKLSDSEYSAALRAAKPGDWAEIEAPYGQFTFEGEYPKIALLGGGIGITPFISIAKYATDKGLGNQITLFYGCRTPEDIVFREEFWELAKKNSNLKIHFTVSQASEGWKGATGNIDADMIKAGLPDFRDYVFYACGPPPMVKAMQALMEKLGLPKEKLKLEYFTGYQ is encoded by the coding sequence ATGAAGTTCGAAACAACCCTAACCGAAATTATTCCGCGTACATCAAATGTTACCAGCTTCCGCTTTGCCCGACCCAAAGGTTTAGAGTATAAACCGGGCCAATTCTTCTTCGTTACCCTCAAACACAACGGCGCACAACTAAAAAAGCACTTTAGCTTCAGCAGCAGCCCCACCCAAACCGGCCACATCGAGTTCACCAAAAAACTAAGCGACAGCGAATACTCCGCGGCGCTCCGAGCAGCAAAACCGGGGGATTGGGCAGAAATCGAGGCTCCCTATGGACAATTCACTTTTGAAGGCGAATACCCCAAAATTGCGTTGCTCGGCGGCGGCATAGGCATAACACCCTTTATCAGCATCGCCAAATACGCCACCGACAAGGGCTTAGGCAACCAGATTACGCTTTTCTATGGCTGCCGCACCCCCGAGGATATCGTTTTCCGTGAGGAATTCTGGGAGTTAGCTAAGAAAAACAGTAACTTAAAAATCCATTTTACAGTCAGCCAAGCCTCCGAGGGCTGGAAGGGCGCAACTGGCAACATCGATGCGGACATGATTAAGGCGGGGCTGCCGGATTTTAGGGACTATGTTTTCTATGCCTGCGGTCCGCCGCCTATGGTTAAAGCAATGCAGGCTTTGATGGAGAAGCTGGGGTTGCCCAAGGAGAAGCTGAAGCTGGAGTACTTCACAGGCTACCAATAA